In Marivirga salinae, a single window of DNA contains:
- a CDS encoding UpxY family transcription antiterminator, with product MEYWFAIYTKSRMEKKVADRLADQHIEVYCPTQTVLRQWSDRKKKVKVAVFPSYVFVKFNEEHERLKILQTPGVVNFVRYLGADAKIRPIEIDAIQNLLGEYEEVSLEPIKEGDKVQIQHGGMKGQEGKVILTQKDRVIVYIESLGLSLKAELSKAKVKKLGKEEDDKSGKYHF from the coding sequence ATGGAATATTGGTTTGCCATTTACACTAAATCCAGAATGGAGAAGAAGGTTGCGGATAGGCTTGCCGATCAGCATATAGAAGTCTATTGCCCAACCCAAACGGTACTTCGCCAATGGTCCGACAGGAAGAAGAAAGTGAAAGTTGCCGTATTTCCCTCTTATGTTTTCGTGAAATTTAATGAGGAGCACGAAAGGCTCAAGATATTACAAACTCCCGGAGTAGTCAATTTCGTACGTTATTTGGGCGCAGATGCTAAAATCCGACCAATTGAAATTGATGCCATACAAAATTTGTTAGGAGAATATGAAGAAGTAAGTCTAGAACCTATAAAAGAAGGAGATAAAGTGCAAATACAGCACGGAGGTATGAAAGGACAAGAAGGTAAAGTAATTTTAACGCAGAAAGATAGAGTAATTGTATATATTGAAAGTTTAGGACTAAGCTTAAAAGCAGAACTAAGCAAAGCGAAGGTCAAGAAATTAGGAAAAGAGGAAGACGATAAAAGTGGGAAATACCATTTCTAA
- a CDS encoding ABC transporter permease, protein MEKLVVDASKPKWHINLKELWAYRDLFYILAYRDLRVRYAQTFLGLLWAFIQPLATLTIFTVVFGKVAQVETSGVPYPLFAVCGMASWSYFSFVLNQSGNSIIGAQEMVKKIYFPRLVIPLSKALVGFVDFAIALLFVVILMIYYGFIPPANIIYLPIFIVLTIVSALAVGIWLSALTIRYRDFQHVVPFLVQFGLYATPVGYQAKDVIKRLPDWGSFIYYANPMAGIVEGFRWSLLGGDPPSIFAYFSFSIVILLFITGLLYFKRVEKVMADIV, encoded by the coding sequence ATGGAAAAATTAGTTGTTGACGCCTCCAAACCAAAATGGCACATCAATTTGAAAGAATTGTGGGCTTACAGGGATTTGTTTTACATATTAGCCTATCGGGATTTGAGAGTTCGATATGCCCAAACATTTTTGGGGCTACTCTGGGCTTTCATTCAGCCATTGGCAACGCTAACGATCTTCACAGTGGTATTTGGGAAAGTTGCTCAAGTAGAAACAAGTGGAGTGCCTTATCCTCTATTTGCAGTTTGCGGTATGGCATCCTGGTCGTATTTTTCCTTTGTTCTCAACCAATCTGGGAATTCCATCATAGGAGCCCAGGAAATGGTGAAGAAGATTTACTTTCCACGCCTGGTCATTCCATTGTCTAAAGCTTTAGTGGGTTTTGTGGATTTCGCCATTGCATTATTATTTGTGGTGATTTTGATGATTTATTATGGATTTATCCCACCTGCAAATATTATTTACTTGCCGATATTTATAGTCTTAACCATTGTTTCAGCCTTGGCAGTTGGGATTTGGTTAAGTGCCTTAACGATACGCTATCGTGATTTTCAGCATGTTGTGCCATTTCTAGTGCAATTTGGACTTTACGCTACCCCAGTGGGCTATCAAGCTAAGGACGTTATCAAAAGATTACCTGATTGGGGTTCATTTATCTATTATGCGAACCCTATGGCAGGAATTGTGGAAGGCTTTAGATGGAGCCTTTTGGGTGGAGATCCACCAAGCATCTTCGCTTACTTTTCCTTCAGCATCGTCATCCTTCTTTTCATTACGGGACTTCTTTATTTCAAAAGAGTAGAAAAGGTCATGGCAGATATTGTCTAG